The sequence TCCATTTTTAGACTTCAATTAATTATATGTATGAAGacataaatgcctcatgagcttagttcaaagggttacatttctccagccccttCCCTCAGCTTCTTACCAAAACATGGGAGAAGCGTTGTTATGTTACAACTGCTGATCCACAATTTAAGCTATATTCAGTTTACATCAATGTCATGCAATGTCATTGTCTCCTCAGACATGACGCATTATATTTACTTCTGTTGTATGGCAAGCTACAGTCATATGCTGCGGAAGCGTGTCTGAGagaccacatgcacacacagtggATGTGCTTGTCTGGTCCCCAGGGACTCCAGGTACTTTGAGATCCCATCTATTCTGTTCTTCACCCATATTCACCACATATTAGTTGCAGGTCACTCCTGTGGCTATTAATAGAAACAGCCTCTTACGcaacacacagacccagacagtCACTGGCTCAGAGAAAGGGGGAATACTTTGATCATGTTTCGCTActcacacacatatttagcagatgttatagcatgtgatttgatttttaaTGTTCCAAGCGTTACAGCACTCCACATACATTCTCTCACTTCTGCTTGGTTACTGAGTGACTGTACATTCCTCTAGTCTTTCACTGATTTATAATGTATAAAGCTACTACACGTCAAATTATCACTGAAATAGTACATCTACAATGTGTACAATGTGCCCATTAGAGCCAACCTCTGTATGTATGATGATTCGCCAGAGATTTGTACAGGCATTCTAGAGAGCTTCTGTCCATGGATGGAGCACTACAGGTCCCTGTTGTACGGCTGAGCTACGTGTCAACAGTCAGTGTCTCTCTCTAAGCTAAGTCCTATATCCTCAAGGCCTTAAGACAGTAGGGATATCTGTGAGGCTTTGGCTGTCAGACTGAGTTAGTTATCTCGCCACACGAGGAGATTAAGGATTATAGACAGAGATGTCTAGCTGCTGTCACTCATGCACTACCACCAATCACACAGCTGGAAGGACCGAGGCACAGAGGAGGCTAAGCGCTTTAAAAATCACAAATTAAATTTGTGCTCAAACAACTACAGTAGAGGTGCTGCCGCAAATCAAGAAAAGTTCTCTAGCGACTTCTCTCCGTCCTCTCTACCATGGCCGTCTAGTGACTAACAGTTGAATTGTCTAGTCCTGTCACTGGTTTCCCATGATACTAGAGCTGCAGGAATGCTGTGAGCTGGTGAGTTTCCAGGAAGTGCTAGTGAGTGGATGGGTTTGATTCATGTGTCCCTGAGGAGATAAGGGTTCTGTTTAGTTGCCtgccttagtgtgtgtgtgtgcgtgcgtcttgCCTCTGCACAGTTCTACTGGTGGACCACATTGTCaggcctccccctctccccattccaGTGTTCCGTCGCTAGCAGACATTACATCTGAACCCTATTCTAACCTGGGGCATAGACATCAGCTCAAACACAACCAGCAGGCTTTCTATTTTTAACTATCGCCCTCACTAACTGACCAATTTAGAACTTGTTGCAAGTCTGCAAGAAAGAGAAAGTCATTGCCACCATGAGGAGTTAAACTGTAAAGCAAGCAGCTTCACACATAAAACATAGTTATCCGTCACCCTGAGAAGTTTGAGCATGCAGGCTACGCCACACTGGCCGGGAATCAAACACATACTGTCTGTGTGACTAAAGTGGACCacattagcccactgagctaaagcttAGGGCATTAACTCTCTGGGAGCTAATAGAATTATTCCTGTCACAGGTGTGGTCACGACGTCACATGCAGTAAACTACCACTGGGATAGAATACCATCTAGGGTAGGCTGTTGTGGTCGTGACACACTTATTGTGTAACCTCCCTTGGTTCCCCTCCCTGGCTTAACACCGACATTAGTTaggggcaattccatggtaacagaatTATGCTGAAATGCAGATTTTTTTGCACAATGACTACTTTGAAACAATTTacacagtaaataaaataaaaacatttactaCAAAAACTATaaagatgcaaagtttggtaacagaattacagtaaaatctccctcagttttATTTTGTTCCCAAATGTATTTTTGTAATTTtcttttttctttaaaaaattgttttttagtttaactaggcaagtcagttaagaacaaattcttatttacaatgacggcctagtgggttaactgccttgttcaggggcaaaattacagatttttacattgtcagctcagggattcgatctagcaacctctCGTTTCCtggccaacactctaaccactaggctacctgctgtaaaATGTTCTGGGTAAATTggtaaaagtagtccttgtgcatacaTTTTATGGGTGGTTAAACTTTtaaaatcaatgttttttgtttggtaTACATTTTAAAGGGAAAAATCTGAGTCTCAGCATAATTCCATTACCATGTAATTGCCCTTAGGCCCTGTGCAGTGGAGAGCATAGCACAATCAAGGCTATttccatgagagagagagtgtgtgtgtgtcccctcttCTCATTCACATTAGTAACCCTGCACCAAAAGAGACTGTTTTATTATAGAAGTTTGAGCTGGGCTGACCAGCCTCTGATGCAGCGTGAATGAGGGAGAACAACTGAGGGGGTGAGGGGGCTTAACATCTGTCTGGAACAGTAGAGGACCACCACATGGACCACTAGAAGGATAGCGAGATCACCACTGTGTCTGGCCAACACTTCACTGTTAAGGCATCAGCATGCTTCCGTTTGGCTGGCACCTAGCCGAACTCAGCTAGCTGAACTGAAAAAAGGCCTTTGTTTGGGGCCTTCCAAATGGCGCAGCAGTGTAAAGGCACTGCATCGTAGTGCTAGTCTTCACTACAGATCCAGGTtagatcccgggctgtgtcgcagctggGATGTCCTtatcccatcgcgctctagcgattCCTTGTGGCGCCCGGGCACATGCACGCTAACGTCGGTCGTCAgcatttcctctgacacattggcgcgcctggcttccgggttaagcgagcgtGTCAAGAAGCAGAGCGGCTTGTTagggtcgtgttttggaggacgaaTGGCTCTCGAATTCGGCTTTCccaagtccgtatgggagttgcagcgatgggacaagactaactaccctCACAAAATTGGGGTGGAAACGAGGTGAAACATTTTTGGAAACAACTAAAAAAAAGATTATGAAAGAAAATTACCTTTTGAAAAATGACAAAAAGTGGCAATAGTACCGTTTGTCCATTTTGTGACACTGTAGCCAGTATaaacttcctcaaaatagtctgaattaatTTTAGATAACTTAATAAATCGGTCATTCATTTTGACATTTTCTCTGAAGAGATCTTAGTTGtgcaattttacatctagctaagatgtttggtgcagtattagAGGATGAATCATCTCTCGTTGAATGGCAACAAAGACATTATTGAAGAATCgctactgttgaccaatcgccgacgaaggggcgtagacttcggcttGCATCCTGAACAATTTGAGTCTGAACAGTCGGGAAGAAAAATCACTGaagtccaaaacaaacaaaaatgtcacaaaatgtcataatatatgcacaaactctacCAAACTGTTCCGGCTGAGAAGCATGCGGACGCCTTTACAGTAACACAGCCAAGGTTTATTCTTGGGCTTCTTTTCTGTTTTATGTAATCTCTGGTTTACTCTTTTGGCTAGGCTGGAGTAATCATTTCATGTCCATCTACTAAATAACCTCTACTCACTATTTAAAACTCCTCAGTATATTTTTTACATGGCATACAGTGAGTAAAAATGTCAATTATTTTAAACTGCCAGTGTAGCATTGCAGAGAGAATCTACTGTAATGCTGACATACCCAGAATATGGTGATCATTCACTCTTTCCATAGCCACTCTTCCACAGACGTATGCTAAAGAATTCAGCAAACTCCATTTGAGGTTTAGAACTTCAATGTTGTATCCAAAACAATAACATTCTGGTAAAAATGCTAATTAGTATTTTATGTAACATGGGGACAGTGACAATGTTAAACTACATGGCTCAGACTGTGACTTCCTTTTGTGTACAGTGAATGAcagaggaagggacagagagtgaTGATAAGCTCTGACATGGAAATATCTGCTCTCTCATGACACTGGACCCTGGGAGCTCGGAGAGCttatcctacacacacacacacacacacacacacacacacacacacacacacacacacacacacacacattaaaacacagaGGGTAAGCTACTTAGTGTCACATTGAGAATGCAAACAGTTATCATAATATTAGTCTATCAGCAATTCACATTTACCCAGGCAGTGTGGTATGTCTTAATATGTGGAGTTTGAGAAATTACACATATGGCTAACAATCTAGCCCAACAACATGAGAATGCCCACTTAGCTACCTAGTTAGTATTGCATTTCTGCCAAAGCTCTATTGAAAGCCAACAAACGTTAAACTTCAATTCAAAAATCAAGCCTAATGTGACCAGATGCTGATTTGCATTAACAGGACAATAACCACTGCGAGCAGTCATCCCTGATTTGCCCCTGCCAGTCTCTAGTATGGCAAGTCAACCACATTCTGACACATAGATGACACTATTGTTAGCTAGCTGAGCTTTAGGTTTAACTTATTAGTAGCGTTACAGGGCCATGAAACATCGATTTGCCCACCACCAACGAACCGACTTACCGAATGGTTGACTCCCCACATAAGGACGCTGAGCAGAGGGTCACTGGCTCGGAAAAGCTTCACTTTCTGAGCCACGAAGTGTTTCTTCTTCGTCTTCGTCTTGCTCGCAATAGATGCGGCAATGCTGCTCGCTGTAGCCATCTTTAGTTATGTGAAATAGGCTGGATATCACTCAGTCAGTGACAGTTATTTATGGAGCTGAGAGAGTAGCCACTCAATGATCACCCTCCCTCTGCATTTAGCTTGCGAGCAAGCCGAAAACAATAGTATTTTCTGTATTACCTAGCCTCTCTAATTTGCATTAGCTTTTAGTTAGCTGGTTAACGAAATTACGGTCGTTGATAATGTATTGTAAAATATTAACGTTATTTCCTTCACTGTCAACTAACGCACCACTAGCTCATTAACCCAACACTTCCCCCCAACATCGTAAGTCACCTCTTCCTTCCTCAAACTCCTCACCCCCGACACGACAGCCTCACTGAGTCGACGTCGTCATTTAGCATTGCTCTCTGGCTAACCAAGCTACTGACTGGACGCATCCAGGCAAAACATTTAGGAAGCTAACACAGCaatggtgaaataaaataaacatgttaATGCAACCGTAGCAATCATTTTCCCAACCAACTACACTAAAATGCCAACGCAAGCTCGCCTGCCTACTGGTACTGCACACACAGCACTGGCCAAAGCTAACGGTCGTTagcttgctaactagctagctattcaGTCCTTTTGGTTTTTCTCCCTCCTACGCGTTTGTTGGTCAGCCTCGAAATATGACAGTGGCCCAACCGTTCCAGTGCCAAAGAGGAGAAATCTAAAATCTACGTTTTATCAAAACTGTGTTCTTTCCTACGATGCTTTCGGCTCGGTGTTGTACTGTCAACTGACAGCTCCAGGGAAGGATGACAGCCAGAGCGACATTCCCTCGTGCAGACAGATTGGACAATAGTAGCGTTCCAGGTAGCCTAAATTGTATTACGCCTTGCACAATTGACCACATTGTTGAATCCAGTTCTGCATTTATATAGATCTTAGAGATTACAGATCTGTATCAGATATCTCAAAATACGGAAGTAATGTTTATCATTGCAAGAACCCCAGCAATATGACTTAACGATATGATAATATGCGTCATGTAGGCGGCCTGGAACGTTCCCATTCTGTTCCGTCTTTCCCTCTTGCTAATGTTGCGTTCAAGACAACTCAGAACACGGAATCCTAGGAATCCTCCGACTTCAGAAAAACTGGCATCTTTCTACAACTCCAACATTCTGACCTGAATTTCGCGGACGTCATGATTTGTCCTCTttttttccaagttcccagttatCTTGAATGCACAATGATACCCGGGTTTCCCACTTGGGATGTATCAGAATCAACCAACAGGAAGCTCCACGCAAATAATTTACATGACGTGAACGCGACTTTTTTTCTCCATAGTTCCCAGTGTTAGTGAACGCACCAACACACTGCAGTCCAACCTCCCCAagtatggtctctctctctctcgccctctcttaaATGTGATTCCCTTCTCTCAAATAAAACACTGTATTCATACAAAATGTGACTCATTTGAGAAAAATGACATTGATAAATGCTGGTCCTTTTTTATTTTAAAGTCATATTATCAAccgtgtgcatgtatgtgtgtctatgtaaGCTACTGTATGCATGTCCCTTTGCAAACCTTAATAATACATTAATGAAAAGCTCTAAAATATCTGCACACCCACATCCCCTAATCTTGAACCTTTATTTGAGATGAATCTGTATCACTCAGGGCAGGCAAGCCGCTGACAATGTAGTGACAGTGTCCCGCAGGGCCAGAGGTGCTGTAATGCTTTTAGAGGTCGTTTTGGTGCAGAGCAGTGCAGAGTGTGCTGTTTCGAGCCGCTGTGCTGTGTCAGGGCGTCGTTGTGGTGGAGGAAGCCCCGCTCTGTCTGCTGGTGATGATGTGGAGCTCATTTGGTTTATGACTCACCCTCCTCATGCCAGGAGCCTCTTGTGCTGCTGTGGGAGACAGGCAGGCCAACTCTTAAAGGCACAGCCACACCATTACTgcgaaatagaatagaatagtggGTGTGGGTGACattcagacaggcagacagtaaAATAAATACACAGCAGCACAATGACACACATGTATATTGCCCTATATAAAGGTAAACCAATAATCCCTAACCAAACAGTTCATAAAATGTTCAGGTTGTTATTTTAATGCAAAATTAGTCTCCAAGCCACTAAACATGCCAGTAAGCTTTGCAAATTGTTATTTTGTGTTAGCAGTGTTAACTGTACAAGCAGTGCATGCAAAATAAGCCTACAGGGCAAATATTATAATCTGCTGCGTGAAATGTAAATTGTTCTTTGTGTTGCCAAGGCATGCAAAGCTAACATCATGCTGAGGATGTTGGCAAATGACCAGAACAACCAGTTGATAAAAAGCCACAGTATGTGATTTGCAGTAATTAACTGATGAAATATAGTCTCTTGATTTTGTATGACGGTAATCATCAACCAAATAAAGGACCTACCTACTCTATCGTTTTTACAGTCATTCCCACCACTTCAAGTGCAACTTGCATGTAAAAATGTCATGGAATGCATTTTATTGTTTGTTTTGGCTTGTGGTCCAATCCATATAATTAGGAATTAAAATACAAATCCTTATTATTCACATAAAAGAGTGTGGCACATTCTAAACCAAAGGCTTTCTTTCATTTCATGAAAATCTTCCAACTTCTAGCTTCCAGTTTGttccacacacaaaaaaaaacatagaaTTAAGAATTAGATAGGATCTCTGACTAAAATTGTGGCATTCGTCGCCTTGGAATGAAATGTCAAACTTGCTTTCCAAAACATTATTTGCTAGCTAACAGACTAGCTGAAAACCTGTATGCAAGATAGCTAGGTACTGATCGTCCGCGGAAATTAAACTCCGCGGAATTGAACAACATGTAAGAAACAGTTAATTATTCAAATGGTAATCAGAAAGGTAATCATACATTTCCTAAAAGCAACCTCATTTGGACGTCCAGGGTAATTGTGTTAGCAAGCTCTCTTACaaccttagctagctagttaacgcgTTTGTCGTATGgaatggaccaaggtgcagcgtggtgagcatacatttttctttatttgcaAATGTcgctaacaacaacaacaacaccaacaacaccaacaacaacaacaacaacaacaacaacaacaacaacaacgacgaCAACGACAACGACAACAACAACGACGTGAAGCTCCGTAAGGCTATACATGTACAAACGAAGACAAATACCCACAACTCCCAAAAggaaaaaaaggctgcctaagtatgattcccaatcagagacaacgatagacagctgtccctcattgagaaccatacccactaaaacatagaaacaaacaacatagaatgcccaccccaaatcacaccctgacctaaccaaatagagaaataaaacagctctctaaggtcagggcgtgacagcgtTAGTTAACAAGCTAAATTCAGCCAGTGCATGCCAAAGTTGACACCTATGTAAACATTGACAGCATGTTATAAATGGGTAAATACGTTTTCTGAAAAATATGTTGTTTGTAGTTTTAGGATGGGGAAGAAAATGTAGAAAGAGAGTGAGCCCTCATCTAAGGATCTGGTAAGAAGATTAAGATATGTGGTGGTGGGGGTCAATTTAATGAGAAGTCAAACAACttaatctctccctctatcaattaaattcaaagggctttattggcatgggaaacagatgttcacattgccaaagcaaatggaatagtctctctcttcttcccctctctctagtttGACACTCTGCTGATCAAGAGTAAGAAGGCAGCCCCTGTGGTCCTCATGCTCAATTCCCCTGAAGAGGTTTTGGCTAAAGCTTGCTAAGCCATCCACAAATTTGCATGAAAAGGTGTTTTTACCCTTGATGTTGCTGAGAGAACTAACATCATAGAAATATGGTATCCTTTCTTCATTGAAATAATCACATTATCTGAAAAAACTGGACTGTGGAAAGCTGTGCAATGAAAGCGATATATTCATTTGAGCCTGGACCAAAGCTTGGGAGCAGCTTACCTATTGAGCATaaagacccctctctctctctctctctctctctctctctctctctctctctctctctctctctctctctctctctctctctctctctctctctctctctctctctctctctctctctctctctttctcaatccctctctctccaccatctatctccctgtctctctgtctccacatgGTGGTAGGTGATGAAAACAGGAGCTCTCTGCTGGGGCTGGGGACAGTGGAGCCTCTGGGACAGTGGAGCCTCTGGGACAGTGGAGCCTCTGGGACAGTGGAGCCTCTGGGACAGTGGAGCCTCTGGGACAGTGGAGCCTCTGGGACAGTGGAGCCTCTGGGACAGTGGAGCCTCTGGGACAGTGGAGCCTCTGGGACAGTGGAGCCTCTGCCTCATATCCCACGAAGACAAGCTGGTCCACCGCAACGCCTTCATGGCCCTGGGGGTCATGGCTGCCAACAGTAAGGAACCCTTCTCTAGTTACGGATGTAGGATAGTAACAACTGCTGATATAGGATTAGTAACACAATGCAGTAACAAAATCAGTTATTTAGGGTCGGTCGCACTGTAAACAGTGGTGAATTGTGGCTGAAGACAAGATTGTTGCCAGAAACATTAGGTCATTTCGTATTCTGCTCTGTTTGAAATGTGATGTAAAAGAAATTCTGAAGAAACTGGATGTCAATGCTTCTGTAATCGGGAAAGCTGTCACCTGAAAGTATGCTCTTGCTGAGCGTTTGGTAGCGGTGTGGCTCTCATCTTCTTGAGTATCAATCATATGTTTCCACCAGTCATTAAATcattgtgacatttcacatttcatTGTATCTGtatgtatttttctctctctctgtgtgtttatatgtgtgtgttcaGGTGCCAGAGCATGTGGTGGTCCATGAGTTGTGCCTGGCCTCCCTGTTGGTGGCTTCAACTATAAGGTCCAGATCTCGGACCAGGAAGGACTAGAGCCGCTCATACAGCTGCTATCAAGCCCTGACCCTGAAGTCAAGAAGAACTCTGAGGAGTCTATCTACAACCTGGTGcaggtgtgtgttttgtgtgtgtgaccGATGGGGCTTGAACTCAAGTCTTCTGCTCGCCACGAGACTAaattagcctgctgagctaaagccccATTTTACATGTGTGTAGGACCTCCCCAGCCGCGTGTCTGTGCATGAGATAAATGGCATTCTCTTCTCCTGTAGCTGTTGAGATCTGATTTCCCGGTCATTCAGCAGCTTGCCTGAGGACCCCGGCAAGCGTAACCATGGATAACAACACACAGGTCACCTTCAGGGAGAAGCAGGGTTTTGACAGGCTGCTGGAGTTCCTCTGCAACAAGGTCTGTGTGggtcatatatttatatttatcacaTACTTGAAAGTACTGTTCTTGTGTGTAACGATTGTcgttgggagaaggagaggaggaccaaagtgcagcgtggtacgtatcCATAATGATTTTAATAAAGATGAATAcacgaacaaaaacaacaaaatgatAAACGAACAGTTCTGACAGGTGCAACAAACACCaaccagaaaataactacccacaaatcatagtgggaaaacaggctacctaagtatggttctcattcagagacaacgatcgacagctgcctctgattgggaaccataccaggccaaacacagaaatacaaaacctagaacaaAAACCTAGAATGCCCACACCCcaaccaaactaaaacagagacataaaaaaggaactaaggtcagggtgtgacattgtgAAGTATTTAAGGTGCTTTTGATCAAACTTGTAGTTTGATCTTTCTATTGAATTCATTCTACCAGGTAAACTAAATCAAGCAAAGCTCAAGTATTTTAAAGAATTTGACTCATTTCTTGTGTTTGTGTCTTGTAGTTGTTCAGTGATCTGCATGTAGCAGCTCTCCAGGTGGTCTCTATCTGGTTGGAGGACAGAGACCGTCTCCAGCTGATCCATGAGACTGGAGGTCTCCAGAGGTTACTGCAGTTCATCACCACTCCCAACCTGCTGGACATTCAGACACACGTTGTCAAGGCCATCTCCAGGGTGCAGTCTCCAGGGTGCCACTGCAgtctgtggacacacacacccttgTCAGAGCCATGCAGGCCCTCGCGGCTTGCCTGCGATGCTGAGGAACAGGCAGACATGAGTGTGTCTTTGTCCGTAGTGTGGGTTTCAAATCTGGGTCAAATAACTCAAGAATTTGATGTTTCCCGGTATGATGGAACCAATGAAATATTCCCAAAAGTACAaactccctcctctcattccatcTCCTGATTTGCTGAGAAATGCGGAAGGCCTTGTCCCATTGGTCAAACTGCTTACGGTCCAATCACAGGAGATACGCCGCAATGCATGCTGGGCTATCAGCGTGTGCACCAACAATACCGTGGAAATGTGCATGCTGGGGTGAGTGTGGATGGGTTTAACTATACATGTGGGGACCAGGAGtacccacaagaatagtaaactaaCACAAATTGAACCAACTGGGggcattttgttagtccccacaaggtcaaatgcttttTCTaggggtttaggttagggttagaattagggttaggatctAGGGTTGGTTTTAGcattaggtttaaggttaggttttggggttagggtcagggtcagggtaaagtttaggggttagggaaaataggattttgaataggactgaattgtgtgtccccacaagataagttaggtagcctagtggttagagcgttggactagtaactggaaggttgcaagttcaaatccccaagctgacaaggtataaatctgttgttctgcccctgaataggcagttaaaccactgttcctagtctgtcattgaaaataagaatttgttcttaacttacttgcctagttaaataaaggtaaaatacatacAATTCAAGAGTGTGTGTGGGTTAAGTGTTTTCCATTATTAAATGACTTTGGCTTCCATACAATACCACAgatggatacctagtcagttgtacaacggaATGATTGCAacggaaatgtgtcttctgcatttaacccaacccttctgaCATTTCAAGACAGATTGCATAATGAAATGCTTTTGTTTTGAGAGATTTACTAAGGGACCAGCAGATGGCAGTATAGCTCtgtaatagttttttttttagcTCTGTAGTAGTTGCATTTCGTGTCTGCCCtgaagttacatttacattacatttaagtcatttagcagacgctcttatccagagcgacttacaaatgtgAGTTTacctgtgtgtattgtgttgtgtaggacacaaatgtttattttgtttgtgtgtgttctgtatgtttGGTGTTTTtgtccatgcgtgtgtgtgtgtccgtgtgcgtgGATTCCAACCTGTCTCTCGAATACAGCCTGACCAACACACTGGCCTCCAAGGACATCCCTATGGACAGCTTCTACGACCCCGGACAGTAAGggaggactgtgtgtgtatgtaacatcTCAGCACTACCTCCtccattctctcgctctctctgtcgctctctctgtcgctctatatctctctcgctctgtctgtctgtgagtgtctCTTTCTGTCAGGCTCGTTCTGGCCAGAggatatttaataataataataataataataataataataataatatgccatttagcagacgcttttatccaaagcaacttacagtcatgtgtgcatacattctatgtatgggtggtcccgggaatcgaacccactaccctggcgttacaagcaccatgctctaccaactgagctacagctcAGCTATATTTACTCTAGAGGATCTGTCGaaacagccagtcaaccagcgaTGGCCTGTCATTGCTATTAACCCCAAACCCTCCGATGTGTGAGTATATCATCGCTCACACCAACTCAATGACATGTACAGTATTTGACTTAACCGGGTGTTTGAATCCTTAGTTTAGGGCTGATATATCTGCGTAGCTTGTAGAGTACCTCTTTTATTTGTTCTGGACCCCTCACTGccc is a genomic window of Oncorhynchus gorbuscha isolate QuinsamMale2020 ecotype Even-year linkage group LG12, OgorEven_v1.0, whole genome shotgun sequence containing:
- the LOC123991467 gene encoding armadillo repeat-containing protein 3-like, producing the protein MDNNTQVTFREKQGFDRLLEFLCNKLFSDLHVAALQVVSIWLEDRDRLQLIHETGGLQRLLQFITTPNLLDIQTHVVKAISRVQSPGCHCSLWTHTPLSEPCRPSRLACDAEEQADMSVSLSVVWVSNLGQITQEFDVSRYDGTNEIFPKVQTPSSHSIS